The proteins below come from a single Poecilia reticulata strain Guanapo linkage group LG5, Guppy_female_1.0+MT, whole genome shotgun sequence genomic window:
- the pfkmb gene encoding phosphofructokinase, muscle b, with protein MAQPVKTDPTKMGEGRAIAVLTSGGDAQGMNAAVRATVRVGLYTGAKVYFVHEGYQGLVDGGDNIRPATWESVSMMLQLGGTVIGSARCQDFRTKEGRTKAACNLVKLGITNLCVIGGDGSLTGANQFRTEWKDLLADLVKAGKITANEAKNSSHLNIVGMVGSIDNDFCGTDMTIGTDSALHRIIEIVDAITTTAQSHQRTFILEVMGRHCGYLALVTALACGADWVFIPEVPPDEGWEEHLCRRLTDQRGRGSRLNIIIVAEGAIDRKGKPITCDLVKQLVSKQLGFDTRTTILGHVQRGGTPSAFDRILSSRMGVEAVMALLEATPDTPACVVSLSGNMAVRLPLMECVQVTKDVTTAMAEGRYDDAVMLRGKSFENNWNTYKMLAHVSPPETKSNINIAILNVGAPCAGMNAAVRAAVRIGLLQGHQMLAVHEGFDGLAHGLIEPIGWSGVAGWTGKGGSMLGTKRTLPKQVLEEISLNITKFNIHGIVIIGGFEAFLGGLEMVEAREKYEELCIPLVVVPATVSNNVPGSDFSIGADTALNTITMTCDRIKQSAAGTKRRVFIVETMGGYCGYLATMAGLASGADAAYIYEEPFNIHDLELNVDHLVEKMKTTVKRGLILRNEKCNANYTTDFIFNLYSEEGKGVFDCRKNVLGHMQQGGTPSPFDRNFGTKMGIKSVLWLTDKLKECYRHGRIFANSKDSACVLGMRKRALVFQPLADLRTETDIEHRIPKIQWWLKLRPILKILAKYKINLDTSERTAMEHVIKKRGLVPQ; from the exons atggcGCAACCCGTTAAAACCGACCCCACTAAGATGGGTGAGGGTCGGGCGATTGCTGTGCTCACTTCTGGAGGCGATGCTCAGG GAATGAATGCGGCTGTGAGAGCCACCGTTCGAGTGGGGCTGTACACTGGAGCCAAGGTGTACTTTGTCCATGAG GGTTACCAGGGTCTGGTTGACGGTGGAGACAATATCCGCCCAGCTACTTGGGAAAGTGTGTCAATGATGCTGCAGCTG GGTGGGACTGTGATCGGTAGCGCCCGCTGTCAGGACTTTCGCACCAAGGAGGGGCGCACCAAGGCGGCCTGTAACTTGGTCAAGCTGGGCATCACCAACTTGTGCGTTATTGGAGGTGACGGCAGTCTCACAGGTGCCAACCAGTTCAGAACGGAGTGGAAAGACCTGCTGGCCGACCTGGTTAAAGCAG GAAAAATCACAGCAAATGAGGCAAAGAACTCCTCCCACCTCAACATCGTCGGCATGGTGGGCTCCATCGACAATGACTTCTGTGGAACCGATATGACCATTGGCACTGATAGCGCCCTGCATCGCATTATTGAAATAGTGGATGCCATCACAACCACGGCACAGAG TCACCAGAGGACCTTCATCCTGGAGGTAATGGGTAGGCACTGTGG CTACCTTGCCTTGGTGACTGCTCTGGCCTGTGGTGCCGACTGGGTCTTCATCCCAGAGGTGCCTCCAGATGAAGGATGGGAGGAACATCTGTGTAGAAGACTTACAGAT CAAAGAGGCCGTGGTTCCCGTTTGAATATCATCATTGTTGCAGAGGGAGCAATAGACCGCAAAGGAAAACCAATCACCTGTGACCTAGTCAAACAG CTGGTGTCAAAGCAGCTGGGCTTCGACACCCGAACCACCATCCTGGGCCATGTGCAGAGAGGAGGAACCCCCTCTGCTTTTGACAGGATCCTG TCTAGCAGGATGGGTGTGGAGGCTGTCATGGCTCTGCTGGAAGCCACACCAGATACTCCTGCCTGTGTGGTCAGCCTGTCTGGAAACATGGCCGTCAGGCTGCCTCTAATGGAATGTGTGCAAGTG ACTAAAGATGTCACCACAGCCATGGCTGAAGGACGGTATGACGATGCAGTGATGCTCAGGGGAAA GAGCTTTGAGAACAACTGGAACACGTATAAAATGCTCGCCCATGTAAGCCCTCCAGAAACAAAG AGCAATATCAACATTGCCATACTGAACGTCGGCGCTCCATGTGCAGGAATGAATGCTGCAGTACGTGCAGCTGTCAGGATTGGGCTGCTTCAGGGCCACCAGATGCTGGCGGTGCATGAAGGCTTTGATGGCTTGGCACATGGGCTG ATTGAGCCAATCGGTTGGTCTGGAGTGGCAGGATGGACTGGAAAGGGTGGTTCCATGCTTGGCACCAAGAG gactCTGCCTAAGCAGGTTCTGGAGGAGATCAGTCTGAACATCACAAAGTTCAACATCCACGGTATTGTCATTATTGGAGGCTTTGAG GCATTCCTGGGAGGTCTAGAGATGGTAGAAGCTAGAGAGAAGTACGAGGAACTGTGTATTCCCCTCGTCGTCGTTCCTGCTACCGTCTCCAATAACGTCCCTGGATCTGACTTCAGCATAGGCGCAGACACAGCCCTCAACACCATAACCATG ACATGTGACCGGATCAAGCAGTCTGCCGCCGGCACCAAGAGGAGAGTGTTCATTGTTGAGACCATGGGGGGATACTGTGGCTACCTGGCAACCATGGCTGGGTTGGCATCTGGAGCAGATGCGGCCTACATTTATGAGGAACCGTTCAACATTCATGACCTCGAG CTGAACGTTGATCATCTGGTGGAAAAGATGAAGACAACTGTGAAGAGAGGGCTAATTCTGAG AAATGAGAAGTGCAACGCTAACTACACGACTGATTTCATCTTCAACCTGTATTCAGAGGAGGGGAAGGGTGTGTTTGACTGCAGAAAAAATGTTCTTGGTCATATGCAGCAG gGTGGAACACCCAGTCCTTTTGATAGGAACTTTGGCACAAAGATGGGAATCAAGTCTGTTCTTTGGTTGACCGACAAGCTGAAGGAATGCTACAGACATG GTCGCATCTTTGCCAACTCTAAGGACTCAGCCTGTGTGCTGGGAATGAGGAAAAGAGCGTTGGTGTTCCAGCCTTTGGCAGACCTAAGAACTGAGACTGACATTGA ACACCGTATCCCAAAGATCCAGTGGTGGCTGAAGCTGAGGCCCATCCTGAAGATCCTGGCCAAGTACAAGATCAACTTGGACACCTCAGAGAGGACTGCAATGGAACATGTCATCAAGAAGAGAGGCTTAGTTCCTCAGTAG